The following coding sequences lie in one Mesorhizobium sp. DCY119 genomic window:
- a CDS encoding SAM-dependent methyltransferase: MHGVFKRQNERAPARMGRLSVLPVFFSLEDKRVLVAGGSEAALWKAELLAAAGAQVHVFAPASELCADFVPLIENGSFVHHDEGWSAEVLEDMAIAVADAACEDEAKAFHAAAIAAGVPVNVIDKPEFCQFQFGSIVNRSPVVIGISTAGAAPILAQAIRRRIETLLPASLSAWAHWAQTMRASINARLVAGTPRRDFWERFVRRAFDRPFTQREASGLFREANSIAANPDQMVGRITLVGAGPGEAELLTIKAVRVLQAADIILFDDVVTGEALELARREAQRIRVEGSERQSICEQMIALARSGKHVVWLIAGDPTHDRHADAAIDRVESEGIQVDLVPGVVIDMAAKLAFNAASAERIRPECMRSVA, from the coding sequence ATGCACGGCGTCTTCAAGCGGCAGAATGAACGCGCTCCGGCGCGCATGGGCAGGCTGTCCGTCCTGCCGGTGTTTTTCAGCCTCGAGGACAAGCGCGTCCTGGTCGCCGGCGGCTCGGAGGCGGCACTTTGGAAGGCCGAGCTTCTGGCGGCTGCCGGTGCGCAAGTGCATGTCTTTGCGCCAGCGAGCGAGTTGTGCGCCGATTTCGTTCCACTTATCGAGAACGGAAGCTTCGTCCACCACGACGAGGGCTGGAGCGCAGAGGTTCTCGAAGATATGGCGATCGCTGTGGCCGATGCTGCCTGCGAAGATGAGGCAAAGGCGTTTCATGCGGCGGCAATCGCGGCCGGCGTCCCGGTCAATGTCATAGACAAGCCTGAGTTCTGTCAGTTCCAGTTCGGCTCGATCGTCAATCGTTCGCCCGTCGTTATCGGCATCTCGACGGCAGGTGCTGCACCCATTCTCGCCCAGGCCATTCGTCGCCGGATCGAGACGCTGCTGCCGGCCTCGCTTTCGGCATGGGCGCATTGGGCGCAGACGATGCGCGCTTCCATCAACGCGCGGCTGGTCGCCGGTACACCGCGCCGCGACTTCTGGGAGCGCTTTGTCCGGCGTGCTTTCGACAGGCCGTTCACGCAGCGCGAGGCGAGCGGCCTCTTTCGCGAGGCAAACAGCATCGCCGCAAATCCTGATCAGATGGTTGGCCGGATCACGCTGGTCGGCGCCGGGCCGGGCGAGGCGGAGCTGCTGACGATCAAGGCCGTCCGCGTCCTGCAGGCGGCTGACATCATCCTGTTCGACGATGTCGTGACAGGTGAAGCGCTGGAGCTTGCCCGCCGCGAAGCGCAGCGTATCCGCGTCGAGGGCAGTGAACGTCAGAGCATATGCGAACAGATGATCGCGCTCGCCAGATCCGGCAAGCATGTCGTCTGGCTCATCGCAGGTGACCCGACGCACGATAGACACGCGGATGCTGCGATCGACCGGGTCGAAAGCGAGGGCATTCAGGTCGATCTCGTCCCCGGCGTAGTGATCGACATGGCTGCAAAGCTTGCATTCAATGCTGCTTCCGCTGAGCGAATTCGCCCAGAATGCATGCGTTCGGTGGCCTGA
- a CDS encoding nitrate reductase, whose translation MKTEEAREVRTTCPYCGVGCGVLAEVAANGKITVRGDPNHPANFGRLCSKGSALAETIDLDDRLLYPEIQGHRAGWDEALDLVATKFSQAIAEHGPDSVAFYVSGQLLTEDYYVANKLMKGFVGSANIDTNSRLCMASSVAGHRRAFGSDTVPGTYEDLELADLIVLVGSNLAWCHPVLYQRIVAAREKRPGMKIVVIDPRRTMTADIADLHLAIAPDGDTALFTGLLTYLADNGHLDRDYISRHTNGFDDALSAAGALDLAAVSDRTGIQEEMLARFYSLFAQTQRAVTVYSQGVNQSASGTDKVNAIINCHLATGRIGRPGMGPFSVTGQPNAMGGREVGGLANMLAAHMEIENPQHRDRVQRFWRAPAIAEKPGLKAVEMFRAVADGRIKALWIMATNPADSMPDADAVEAALRACPFVVVSDIAANTDTIRHAHVKLPATGWGEKDGTVTNSERRISRQRAFLPPPGEARPDWWAMVEVAKRMGFAEAFSYDAPAEIFAEHATLSAFENNGARDFDIGAYAGVDDENYEALTPFQWPAPDYSGGKETRFFAHGNFFTPDRKAWFVPVMPAPLKRADNAYPLTLNTGRVRDHWHTMTRTGKSQRLSQHLAEPFAEIHPSDARQYGISDADIVRVSTVHGEVLLRALVTPRQRPGSIFVPMHWTDQFASKARVDALVSPVTDPVSGQPASKNVPARMERFAAHAFGFAVLAERPTAIDADYWSIGRSNGGWRVELALSASRDWTAFAAKLFGHGEQGETLAYHDTANGQHRFARFVGERLARALYLAREPVAVSRGWAVEQLSMTHADRRMRLVVVAGRPGGNQADRGAIVCSCFSVGANQIAQAVQGGCASVEAIGAALQAGTNCGSCRAEIKGIIDARRLQAAE comes from the coding sequence ATGAAAACGGAGGAAGCGCGCGAGGTGAGGACCACCTGCCCCTATTGCGGGGTGGGTTGCGGCGTGCTGGCCGAGGTCGCCGCGAACGGGAAGATAACCGTTCGCGGCGACCCCAACCATCCGGCCAATTTCGGACGACTCTGCTCCAAGGGCTCGGCGCTGGCCGAGACCATCGACCTCGACGATCGCCTGCTCTATCCCGAAATCCAGGGCCACCGCGCCGGCTGGGATGAGGCGCTCGATCTCGTCGCCACGAAATTCTCACAGGCAATCGCCGAACACGGGCCGGATTCGGTGGCGTTCTACGTCTCGGGACAGTTGCTGACCGAGGATTATTACGTCGCTAACAAGCTGATGAAGGGCTTTGTCGGCTCGGCCAATATCGACACCAATTCGCGGCTTTGCATGGCCTCGTCCGTCGCCGGCCATCGTCGCGCCTTCGGCTCGGACACCGTGCCCGGCACCTATGAGGATCTGGAGCTTGCCGACCTGATCGTGCTAGTCGGCTCCAACCTCGCCTGGTGCCACCCAGTGCTCTATCAGCGCATCGTCGCAGCCAGGGAAAAGCGGCCCGGCATGAAGATCGTGGTGATCGACCCGCGCCGCACCATGACCGCCGACATCGCCGACCTGCATCTCGCCATCGCCCCGGACGGCGATACTGCGCTCTTCACCGGCCTGCTCACCTATCTGGCCGATAACGGGCATCTGGATCGAGATTATATTAGCCGGCACACGAATGGTTTTGACGACGCGCTTTCTGCGGCTGGGGCGCTCGATCTCGCCGCCGTCTCCGATCGCACTGGCATCCAGGAAGAAATGCTTGCGCGGTTCTATTCCCTGTTTGCGCAAACGCAGCGCGCGGTCACCGTCTACAGCCAGGGCGTCAACCAGTCAGCCTCCGGCACCGACAAGGTCAACGCCATCATCAACTGCCATCTGGCGACGGGCCGCATCGGCAGGCCGGGCATGGGGCCGTTCTCGGTCACCGGCCAGCCCAATGCCATGGGCGGGCGCGAGGTTGGCGGGCTCGCCAACATGCTGGCCGCCCATATGGAGATCGAGAACCCGCAGCACCGCGACCGCGTGCAGCGTTTCTGGCGCGCACCGGCAATCGCCGAGAAGCCGGGCCTGAAAGCGGTCGAAATGTTTCGCGCCGTTGCAGACGGCCGCATCAAGGCGCTGTGGATCATGGCCACCAACCCGGCCGATTCCATGCCCGACGCCGACGCCGTGGAAGCCGCGCTGCGCGCCTGTCCCTTCGTCGTCGTCTCCGACATTGCAGCGAATACCGACACCATCCGCCACGCCCATGTGAAACTGCCGGCCACGGGCTGGGGCGAGAAGGACGGCACGGTCACCAATTCGGAGCGCCGCATCTCGCGCCAGCGCGCCTTTCTGCCACCACCCGGCGAGGCGCGGCCGGACTGGTGGGCGATGGTGGAGGTGGCCAAGCGCATGGGCTTTGCCGAGGCGTTTTCTTATGACGCGCCGGCGGAAATCTTCGCCGAACATGCCACTCTGTCGGCTTTCGAGAATAATGGCGCGCGCGATTTCGATATCGGCGCTTATGCGGGGGTCGACGACGAAAATTATGAGGCGCTCACGCCGTTTCAGTGGCCAGCACCTGATTACTCTGGTGGGAAGGAAACCCGTTTCTTCGCCCATGGCAACTTCTTCACGCCTGACCGCAAGGCGTGGTTCGTGCCGGTCATGCCCGCGCCCCTAAAGCGGGCTGACAACGCTTACCCGCTCACCCTCAACACCGGCCGCGTGCGTGACCATTGGCACACCATGACCCGCACCGGCAAAAGCCAGCGCCTGTCACAGCATCTGGCCGAGCCGTTTGCCGAAATCCATCCATCGGATGCCCGCCAGTACGGCATCTCCGACGCCGACATCGTTCGTGTCTCGACGGTGCATGGCGAAGTGCTGCTGCGCGCATTGGTAACGCCGCGCCAACGGCCAGGCTCAATTTTCGTGCCGATGCACTGGACCGATCAGTTCGCCTCGAAAGCGCGCGTCGATGCGCTGGTCTCACCCGTCACCGATCCGGTGTCCGGCCAGCCGGCATCCAAGAATGTCCCGGCACGCATGGAACGCTTCGCCGCCCATGCCTTCGGCTTTGCCGTGCTGGCGGAACGGCCCACAGCCATCGACGCCGACTATTGGAGCATCGGCCGCAGCAATGGCGGCTGGCGGGTCGAACTGGCTTTGAGCGCGAGCCGGGACTGGACGGCTTTTGCCGCCAAGCTTTTCGGCCATGGGGAACAGGGCGAGACGCTCGCCTACCATGACACCGCAAACGGCCAGCACCGCTTTGCCCGCTTCGTCGGTGAACGGCTCGCCCGCGCACTCTATCTCGCCCGCGAGCCGGTGGCCGTGTCGCGCGGCTGGGCGGTGGAGCAGCTGAGCATGACCCATGCCGACCGCCGCATGCGCCTGGTGGTGGTCGCGGGACGGCCGGGCGGCAACCAGGCCGATCGCGGCGCCATAGTCTGCTCATGCTTCAGTGTCGGCGCCAACCAGATCGCGCAGGCAGTGCAGGGCGGCTGCGCCAGCGTCGAGGCCATCGGTGCCGCCCTCCAGGCCGGCACGAATTGCGGCTCCTGCCGCGCCGAAATCAAGGGGATCATCGATGCACGGCGTCTTCAAGCGGCAGAATGA
- the nirD gene encoding nitrite reductase small subunit NirD — MNWIPIGAIADIPRRGARCVATPQGKIAVFRTADDQVFAIEDHCPHKGGPLSQGIVHGAAVTCPLHNWVISLETGKALGADEGAVKTIPVRVDGERLFIALEALADRAA, encoded by the coding sequence ATGAATTGGATCCCCATCGGCGCCATCGCCGACATCCCCCGGCGCGGTGCGCGCTGCGTGGCGACGCCGCAAGGCAAGATCGCGGTGTTTCGCACGGCTGACGATCAGGTCTTCGCCATCGAGGACCATTGCCCGCACAAGGGCGGCCCGCTCAGCCAGGGTATAGTCCATGGCGCGGCAGTTACCTGCCCGCTGCACAACTGGGTGATTTCGCTCGAAACCGGCAAGGCGCTCGGTGCGGATGAAGGCGCGGTGAAAACCATTCCGGTGCGGGTCGACGGCGAACGGCTGTTCATCGCGCTGGAAGCGCTGGCCGATCGGGCGGCGTGA